The following are from one region of the Stanieria cyanosphaera PCC 7437 genome:
- the deoC gene encoding deoxyribose-phosphate aldolase, translated as MPVNDLEIDIATYIDHALLKPTATTPEVVKCCEEALQFNFPAVCIYPTAVRQAAEILHGKKTQICTVIGFPTGATTSATKLYEAQEAVDNGATELDVVINLGWLKLGESDQIYQEIAQICEETRSIVKAILETSLLTPTEIRLAAEICMDAGAAYLKTSTGWVGGATVADVQLLREVSKGRVGIKASGGIRTIQQAIELIQAGATRLGTSRGIDLVHQQKQEFNNSPT; from the coding sequence ATGCCTGTAAATGATTTAGAGATAGATATTGCCACTTACATCGACCATGCCTTACTTAAACCTACTGCGACTACCCCAGAAGTAGTCAAGTGTTGTGAGGAAGCTTTACAATTCAATTTTCCTGCGGTTTGTATTTACCCTACTGCGGTTCGACAAGCTGCTGAGATCCTTCATGGTAAAAAAACTCAGATCTGTACTGTAATTGGTTTTCCTACAGGAGCAACTACTTCAGCTACAAAGCTCTATGAAGCACAAGAAGCAGTAGACAATGGCGCGACAGAGTTAGATGTAGTAATTAATTTGGGTTGGTTAAAATTGGGGGAATCAGATCAAATTTATCAAGAAATTGCTCAAATTTGTGAAGAGACAAGAAGCATTGTTAAAGCTATTCTCGAAACTTCTTTACTGACTCCTACAGAAATAAGATTAGCAGCAGAAATATGTATGGATGCTGGTGCAGCCTACCTCAAAACTAGTACAGGATGGGTTGGTGGTGCAACGGTAGCTGATGTGCAATTATTACGGGAGGTTTCTAAGGGCAGAGTAGGGATTAAAGCTTCTGGAGGAATTAGAACAATTCAACAAGCAATCGAATTAATTCAAGCAGGGGCAACCAGATTAGGAACATCTCGCGGGATTGATTTAGTTCATCAACAAAAGCAGGAATTTAATAATTCTCCAACATGA
- a CDS encoding class I fructose-bisphosphate aldolase, whose protein sequence is MTVTFSPQKSFLSWLGDEAEDLLTYQAKISQNLLNLPGADFVDRVFANSDRNPQVLRSLQQLYSTGRLANTGYLSILPVDQGIEHSAAASFSPNPTYFDPENIVKLALEAGCNAVATTLGVLGMVARKYAHRLPFIVKLNHNELLTYPNQYDQIMFASVEQAWNLGAVAVGATIYFGSPESTRQIQEVSRAFARAHELGMATILWCYLRNDVFKQDQDYHVAADLTGQANHLGVTIEADIIKQKLPECNRGYQAVVKATGKKYGRTDERVYSELTSEHPIDLTRYQVLNCYAGRSGLINSGGATGKNDFAEAIRTAVINKRAGGCGLISGRKTFQRPFEEGVQLFHLIQDVYLSSEVTVA, encoded by the coding sequence ATGACTGTTACTTTTTCTCCACAGAAATCCTTTCTCTCTTGGTTAGGTGATGAAGCAGAAGATTTATTAACCTATCAAGCTAAAATATCTCAAAATTTGCTTAATTTACCAGGAGCAGATTTTGTAGATCGTGTGTTTGCCAATAGCGATCGCAATCCTCAAGTTCTTCGTAGTCTGCAACAACTTTATTCTACAGGTAGACTTGCCAATACTGGCTATCTTTCTATTCTTCCTGTCGATCAAGGCATCGAACATTCGGCAGCAGCTTCTTTTTCACCTAACCCTACTTATTTTGACCCAGAAAATATCGTTAAACTTGCTCTAGAAGCAGGGTGTAATGCCGTGGCTACTACCCTAGGTGTTTTGGGAATGGTGGCTCGTAAATACGCCCATCGTCTTCCTTTTATTGTCAAACTCAATCACAATGAACTACTAACCTATCCCAATCAATACGATCAAATTATGTTTGCTTCAGTCGAACAAGCTTGGAATTTGGGGGCTGTGGCAGTCGGGGCGACAATTTATTTTGGTTCACCAGAATCTACTCGACAAATACAAGAAGTCAGTCGTGCCTTTGCCCGCGCCCACGAATTAGGAATGGCTACTATTCTCTGGTGTTATCTGCGTAATGATGTATTTAAACAAGACCAAGATTATCACGTCGCAGCCGATTTAACAGGACAAGCTAATCATTTGGGAGTGACAATTGAAGCTGATATTATCAAACAAAAATTACCCGAATGTAACCGAGGTTATCAAGCAGTTGTTAAAGCGACGGGAAAAAAATACGGTAGAACTGACGAAAGAGTTTATAGTGAATTAACCAGTGAACATCCTATCGATTTAACTCGCTATCAAGTCCTCAATTGTTATGCTGGACGCAGTGGTTTAATTAATTCTGGTGGTGCTACTGGTAAAAATGATTTCGCGGAAGCGATACGGACAGCAGTAATTAATAAACGGGCTGGTGGTTGTGGTTTGATCTCTGGAAGAAAAACCTTCCAACGTCCTTTTGAAGAAGGAGTTCAATTATTTCATTTAATTCAGGATGTTTATTTATCTTCTGAAGTAACGGTTGCTTAA
- a CDS encoding response regulator: protein MPESAIICVDDEITILESLKEQLKRSFGDRYIYEVAESAADAWEIIEELKADNINIILIVSDWLMPKTKGDEFLTQVHERFPNIITVMLTGQADEIAIERARKQANLYACLYKPWTEAELNQIITSALD, encoded by the coding sequence ATGCCTGAATCTGCCATTATCTGTGTCGATGATGAAATAACCATTCTTGAGAGCTTGAAAGAACAGCTTAAACGAAGTTTTGGCGATCGCTATATTTATGAAGTAGCAGAAAGTGCTGCTGATGCCTGGGAGATTATCGAAGAATTAAAGGCTGACAACATTAATATAATTTTGATTGTCTCTGATTGGTTAATGCCCAAAACTAAAGGAGATGAATTTTTGACTCAAGTGCATGAGCGTTTTCCTAACATCATAACTGTAATGCTGACTGGACAAGCCGATGAAATTGCTATTGAGCGAGCTAGAAAGCAAGCAAATCTTTATGCTTGTTTATACAAACCATGGACAGAAGCCGAATTAAATCAAATTATTACTTCAGCCTTAGATTAA
- a CDS encoding HEAT repeat domain-containing protein: MSINQKYPDLKNKNPIVRERIMQQIVEEYNEETINQLIEVLDSEDADYRRTVVKTLNLIGLDAVPALLKELNQTDNSLAKASCINALSSISNQDEEERFLSQILTSLQQALEDPNPMVQLSSVGAIETFGEQAFDILTAAIASENLLVQVAVVNALGSLGDPRGLDVLSSLSQDQTVDPYVKELAVSALSRLEQVIKFNS, translated from the coding sequence TTGTCTATTAATCAAAAATATCCCGATTTAAAAAATAAAAATCCCATAGTTCGCGAACGAATTATGCAGCAAATAGTTGAAGAATACAATGAAGAAACTATTAATCAATTAATAGAAGTTTTAGATTCAGAAGATGCAGATTATCGACGTACAGTAGTCAAAACTCTTAATTTAATTGGTTTAGATGCTGTTCCCGCTTTATTAAAAGAACTTAATCAAACTGACAATTCCTTAGCCAAAGCTAGTTGTATTAATGCTTTAAGTAGTATTTCCAATCAAGATGAAGAAGAACGATTTCTCAGTCAAATTTTAACTAGTTTGCAACAAGCACTAGAAGACCCCAATCCGATGGTACAACTATCTAGTGTAGGAGCGATCGAAACCTTTGGAGAACAAGCCTTTGACATTTTGACTGCTGCGATCGCTTCTGAGAATCTCTTGGTACAAGTAGCAGTTGTTAATGCTTTAGGTTCTTTAGGAGATCCTAGAGGTTTAGATGTTTTATCTTCTTTATCTCAAGATCAAACTGTCGACCCCTATGTCAAAGAATTAGCTGTTAGTGCTTTATCTCGTTTGGAACAGGTAATTAAATTTAATAGTTAA
- a CDS encoding alpha/beta fold hydrolase codes for MTTKQIFLTDKIEKLAWIWQGHSIEYTVMGQGQPLLLIHGFGASIGHWQKNIPVLAKQGYRVFAIDLLGFGGSAKPSLNYTLELWQSQIKDFWQTHINEPTVFVGNSIGGLISLMLITEHPEIAAGGVLINCAGGLNHRPDELNFPLRLIMGTFTKLVSSPVSGKFIFNNVRQKTRIRRTLYQVYRDRTAVTDELVEMLYTPSCDPNAHQVFASVITAPPGPKPQDLLPKLQHPLLILWGEKDPWTPIKGAKIYQDLTSTNSQVEFHAIPSAGHCPHDEKPKVVNQLILNWLVKIGL; via the coding sequence GTGACTACAAAACAAATTTTTTTAACGGATAAAATTGAAAAACTAGCCTGGATTTGGCAGGGTCACTCGATTGAATACACTGTCATGGGACAAGGACAGCCTTTGTTGCTAATTCATGGTTTTGGAGCTTCAATTGGACATTGGCAAAAGAATATTCCTGTTTTGGCAAAGCAAGGTTATCGAGTGTTTGCGATCGATCTTTTAGGTTTTGGTGGTTCAGCTAAACCATCTTTAAATTACACTTTAGAACTTTGGCAAAGTCAAATTAAAGATTTTTGGCAAACCCATATTAACGAACCGACGGTTTTTGTTGGGAATTCAATTGGTGGTTTGATTAGTCTAATGCTGATTACTGAACATCCCGAAATAGCAGCAGGAGGAGTGTTAATTAATTGTGCAGGAGGATTAAATCACCGTCCTGATGAATTAAATTTCCCTTTACGATTAATCATGGGTACGTTTACTAAGTTGGTAAGTTCACCTGTGAGTGGGAAATTTATTTTTAATAATGTTCGTCAGAAAACTAGAATTCGCCGTACCTTATATCAAGTGTATCGCGATCGCACTGCGGTAACTGATGAGTTGGTCGAAATGCTTTATACTCCTTCTTGCGATCCTAATGCTCATCAAGTGTTTGCTTCGGTAATTACTGCGCCACCAGGGCCAAAACCTCAAGATTTATTACCTAAGTTGCAACATCCTTTATTAATTTTATGGGGTGAAAAAGATCCTTGGACACCTATTAAAGGCGCAAAAATTTATCAAGACCTCACTTCAACTAATTCTCAAGTAGAATTTCATGCTATTCCTAGTGCTGGTCATTGTCCTCATGATGAAAAACCGAAGGTAGTTAATCAATTAATCTTAAACTGGCTAGTTAAAATAGGACTTTAG
- the recO gene encoding DNA repair protein RecO, with product MNQTYKATGINLKGMPLGETDRLVTILTAEFGLLSAIAPGARKYKSRLRGRSELFVINELLIVKGRSLDKIIQADTIYTYPGLSQELGKLTAAQYLAELVLSLALSEQSQIELYELLKEHLRRIEQLNNQLNIYAYLAQAVFHFLALAGIAPQVYTCCLTQKLLLPNFAYSNWQVGFSFLSGGIVDLSPLNLPQQNGAKKSHNNNIINLKTHNNNYLTNPINYKINGLELTLIQNLSGESLPTRELINNYPSFSVDSLNLAWIRIERILREYAEYHLGSSIRSASLIDELYLVEF from the coding sequence ATGAATCAAACCTATAAAGCAACAGGAATCAATCTTAAAGGAATGCCACTAGGGGAAACAGATCGCTTAGTGACAATTTTAACTGCTGAATTTGGTTTACTTAGTGCGATCGCTCCTGGGGCAAGAAAATATAAATCTCGCTTAAGAGGTAGAAGTGAGTTATTCGTAATTAATGAATTACTGATAGTCAAGGGGCGATCTTTAGATAAAATTATTCAAGCAGACACAATTTATACTTATCCAGGTTTAAGCCAGGAATTGGGTAAATTAACGGCTGCCCAATATTTAGCAGAATTAGTTCTGAGTTTAGCGTTGAGCGAACAGTCTCAAATTGAATTATACGAACTACTCAAAGAACATTTACGACGAATTGAACAATTAAACAATCAACTAAATATTTATGCTTACCTAGCTCAAGCAGTATTTCATTTTTTAGCACTAGCGGGAATTGCTCCTCAAGTTTATACTTGTTGTCTGACTCAAAAGTTGCTTTTACCCAATTTTGCTTATTCTAATTGGCAAGTTGGTTTTAGTTTTTTGAGTGGTGGAATTGTCGATTTGTCTCCTTTAAACTTGCCTCAACAAAACGGAGCAAAAAAATCTCATAATAACAATATTATTAACCTAAAAACTCATAATAATAATTATTTGACTAACCCCATTAACTATAAAATAAATGGATTAGAATTAACTTTGATTCAAAATCTTAGTGGTGAAAGTTTACCAACTCGAGAATTAATTAATAATTATCCAAGTTTTTCAGTTGATTCTCTTAATTTAGCTTGGATTAGAATAGAGCGAATTTTAAGAGAATATGCTGAATATCATTTAGGCAGTTCAATACGTTCTGCTTCATTAATAGATGAATTGTATTTAGTAGAATTTTAA
- a CDS encoding glycosyltransferase family 4 protein → MHIAWLGKKSPFCGNVTYGREITNSLLDRGYQVSFLHFAQEESQQESWPNCPEVFLPFIYKSQVYTIPTLKSSKVLMRSLKELKPNLVHASLTLSPLDFLLPEICEELNLPLVATFHPAFDSKIRNLKSSTQYLTYQLYAPFLARYDCVIVFSEIQKDLLIKLGVPDERVAVIPNGVDEQKYSPGYSNLKYQLKTKHLFLYQGRIATEKNVEALLKAWKYCPMGEDCKLLIVGDGPLRASLQPAYGKEHNIVWFGFVPEEERRIDILRATDVFILPSLVEGLSLSLLEAMSCAIASIATDAGADGEVLAGGAGIVLDTQGVTTQLKTILPLFRDHPEMTSLLGQKGRQRVLAKYTLSQNLTKLEQLYAEVLEKRQFQLSGR, encoded by the coding sequence ATGCATATCGCTTGGTTGGGAAAAAAATCGCCTTTTTGTGGCAACGTTACTTATGGTCGAGAAATCACAAACTCACTACTAGACCGAGGTTATCAGGTCAGTTTCCTGCATTTTGCCCAAGAAGAAAGTCAACAAGAAAGCTGGCCCAATTGTCCAGAAGTGTTTTTACCGTTTATTTATAAATCACAGGTTTATACTATTCCGACACTCAAATCGAGTAAAGTCTTAATGCGATCGCTCAAGGAACTGAAACCAAATTTAGTTCATGCTTCTTTGACTCTTTCGCCTCTAGATTTTTTATTACCAGAAATTTGTGAAGAACTTAATTTACCTTTAGTGGCGACTTTTCATCCCGCCTTTGATAGCAAAATTCGCAACCTCAAATCTAGTACTCAATACCTCACTTATCAACTTTATGCGCCGTTTTTAGCCCGCTACGATTGTGTAATTGTCTTTTCTGAGATTCAAAAAGATTTACTCATTAAACTAGGAGTACCAGACGAGCGAGTAGCAGTCATTCCTAATGGGGTAGACGAACAAAAATATTCTCCTGGTTATTCTAATCTCAAGTACCAATTAAAAACTAAACATCTGTTTTTATATCAAGGGCGGATCGCTACTGAAAAAAATGTTGAAGCCCTCCTCAAAGCTTGGAAGTACTGTCCGATGGGAGAAGATTGTAAATTATTAATCGTTGGCGATGGCCCTCTCAGAGCTTCTCTTCAACCTGCTTATGGTAAAGAACATAATATTGTTTGGTTTGGTTTTGTGCCTGAAGAAGAACGTCGCATTGATATCCTTCGGGCTACTGATGTCTTTATTTTGCCCTCTTTAGTAGAAGGTTTATCTCTTTCTCTGCTAGAAGCTATGTCTTGTGCGATCGCATCTATCGCCACTGATGCAGGGGCTGATGGTGAGGTTTTAGCTGGTGGTGCAGGAATTGTGCTTGACACTCAAGGGGTAACTACTCAATTAAAAACGATTCTGCCTCTGTTTCGAGATCATCCTGAAATGACTAGTTTATTGGGTCAAAAGGGTAGACAAAGAGTTTTAGCTAAATATACTTTGAGTCAAAATTTAACTAAACTAGAGCAGCTTTATGCAGAGGTCTTAGAAAAAAGACAGTTTCAGCTTAGTGGTAGATAA
- a CDS encoding 4'-phosphopantetheinyl transferase family protein, with product MKVPVWATPPTNLSLSTNEIHIWRANLNLLPEEIKQLEQILSEDERSRANRFRFPHLKNRFIAARGNLRKILSFYLQIESEFIEFEYSSRGKPQLAANLNKIGLQFNLSHSQDLALYGFSINQKIGIDLEHLRAISDVEKLAQRFFSEREYKLITNSDLNLQQQVFLQFWTAKEAYLKATGEGLVDSLAEIEFLIKSDQSISLQSVHGNTKIAQNWLIENFIPDSDYIATVAVEQTLSNNNQPKICFWEAGKIMSTDKRR from the coding sequence ATGAAAGTACCTGTTTGGGCAACTCCTCCAACTAATTTAAGTTTATCAACTAATGAAATTCATATTTGGCGGGCTAATTTAAATTTATTGCCTGAAGAAATAAAACAATTAGAACAGATTCTTTCTGAAGATGAGCGATCGCGTGCTAATCGTTTTCGTTTTCCCCATCTTAAAAACCGTTTTATTGCTGCTAGAGGTAATTTAAGAAAAATTCTTAGTTTTTATCTTCAGATTGAAAGCGAGTTTATTGAGTTTGAATATAGTTCTCGTGGTAAGCCTCAATTAGCAGCAAATTTAAATAAAATTGGGCTACAGTTTAATCTTTCTCATTCTCAAGATTTAGCTTTGTACGGGTTTAGTATTAATCAAAAAATTGGCATTGACTTGGAACATCTACGAGCTATTTCTGATGTAGAAAAACTCGCTCAAAGATTTTTTTCCGAGCGAGAATATAAGTTAATTACTAATAGTGACCTCAATTTACAACAACAAGTTTTTTTGCAATTTTGGACAGCTAAAGAAGCTTATCTTAAAGCAACTGGTGAAGGTTTAGTTGATTCTCTTGCTGAAATTGAGTTTTTAATAAAATCAGATCAAAGCATCAGTTTGCAATCAGTTCATGGCAATACTAAAATTGCCCAGAATTGGTTAATTGAGAACTTTATCCCTGATTCTGATTACATTGCTACTGTTGCTGTGGAACAAACCTTATCTAATAACAATCAACCAAAAATTTGTTTTTGGGAGGCAGGAAAAATTATGTCCACTGATAAACGCAGATGA
- a CDS encoding GAF domain-containing sensor histidine kinase, which produces MSNYNNSIPTLTLIRERQLQQDQLIDFRIPATQDRHQLKLFQYFSLVSLVAFLVAILFLVTFYRHQSLIILVNSLILDSLYFVLFLIVRKADQAITTQTLALQQFQTQSQQKVQLETIVAERAKVTATIIDKVRRSQDTNTIFKVTTEEMRRVLQSDRLIVYQFNPDWSGQVVAESVGAGWVSLLIEQNNDEILQGDRISLDRCILRNWSKGDLIEPDSFLQQTKGGKYTRGQKFTAVDDIYSKGFPDCYVKSLEKYQAQAYLIVPIFQKQKLWGLLGAYQNNGTRIWQDSEIELMIQIANQLAIALQQAEFVNKLKKKTENLKRALKELKITQKQLIHQEKLAALGQLVAGIAHEINTPLGAIKTSADNANKAIDKTLTQLPHLNYLLNDQEQETFFNLVSQTFVSKPFLTSSEKRPLKKKLQQQLQKYEIDNCRNIADTLFDIGIYEEIESLLPLLKHSKVDWILELAYNLTRLGSNNQTILTSVERASKVVFALKNYARSGVNDDKQLIQITEGLETALEIYHNQLKYKIEVIRNYQSVMDIWGYPDELIQVWTNLIHNAIHAMKEQGKLIISTTTENDGVKIEIVDSGSGIASESQAKIFEPFFTTKPSGEGTGLGLHICQKIIDKHQGNIAVESQPGHTKFSIWLPINNEQSTINQ; this is translated from the coding sequence ATGAGTAATTATAACAATTCAATTCCTACTTTAACCTTGATTCGGGAACGCCAGTTGCAGCAGGATCAACTTATAGACTTTAGAATACCAGCGACTCAAGATCGACATCAATTGAAACTTTTCCAATATTTCTCCCTGGTAAGTTTGGTTGCTTTTCTCGTTGCAATCCTGTTTTTAGTGACATTTTATCGTCATCAGTCTTTAATTATTTTAGTCAATTCCCTTATTTTAGATTCGCTCTATTTTGTGCTTTTTTTGATAGTTAGAAAAGCCGACCAAGCCATTACTACTCAAACTCTAGCTTTACAACAATTTCAGACACAATCTCAACAAAAAGTTCAATTAGAAACAATTGTCGCCGAAAGAGCCAAAGTTACAGCAACTATTATCGATAAAGTGCGTCGCTCTCAAGATACCAATACAATTTTTAAGGTAACTACTGAAGAAATGCGTCGAGTGTTACAGAGCGATCGCTTAATAGTTTATCAATTTAATCCCGACTGGAGTGGTCAAGTAGTCGCTGAATCAGTAGGTGCTGGTTGGGTTTCTCTGTTAATCGAGCAAAATAACGATGAAATTTTACAAGGCGATCGCATCTCTCTAGATCGCTGTATCCTCAGAAATTGGTCTAAAGGGGATCTAATCGAACCCGATAGTTTTCTTCAGCAAACCAAGGGAGGAAAGTACACTCGTGGGCAAAAATTTACGGCAGTAGATGACATTTATAGCAAAGGTTTTCCTGACTGTTATGTCAAGTCCCTCGAAAAATATCAAGCCCAAGCCTATTTAATCGTACCGATTTTTCAAAAACAAAAACTTTGGGGTTTACTGGGAGCATATCAAAACAATGGTACGCGTATCTGGCAAGATTCAGAAATTGAGTTGATGATCCAAATTGCTAACCAATTAGCTATAGCTCTACAACAAGCAGAATTTGTCAATAAACTCAAAAAAAAGACAGAAAATCTGAAAAGAGCTTTAAAAGAACTTAAAATAACCCAAAAACAATTAATTCATCAAGAAAAACTCGCAGCTTTAGGTCAATTAGTAGCAGGAATAGCCCACGAAATTAACACTCCTTTAGGTGCGATTAAAACTTCGGCAGATAATGCTAATAAAGCTATCGACAAAACTTTAACCCAACTTCCTCATCTTAATTACTTACTCAATGATCAAGAACAGGAAACTTTTTTTAATCTAGTTAGCCAAACTTTTGTTAGTAAACCATTTTTAACTTCTAGTGAAAAACGTCCTCTAAAAAAGAAGCTACAACAACAGTTACAAAAGTATGAGATCGATAATTGTCGCAACATTGCCGACACTTTATTTGATATCGGGATTTACGAAGAAATAGAGTCATTGTTGCCCCTACTAAAACATTCTAAAGTAGATTGGATTTTGGAACTTGCTTATAATTTGACTCGTTTGGGAAGTAACAATCAAACTATTCTTACTTCTGTAGAAAGAGCTTCTAAAGTCGTTTTTGCGCTCAAAAATTATGCTCGTTCTGGAGTTAATGATGATAAACAATTGATCCAAATAACAGAAGGATTAGAAACTGCACTGGAGATTTATCACAATCAACTCAAGTATAAAATTGAGGTAATTCGTAATTATCAAAGTGTCATGGATATTTGGGGTTATCCTGATGAATTGATTCAGGTTTGGACCAACTTGATTCATAATGCGATTCATGCCATGAAAGAACAAGGCAAATTAATTATTAGTACTACCACAGAAAATGATGGAGTCAAAATTGAAATCGTTGATTCTGGTTCTGGTATTGCTTCAGAATCGCAAGCAAAGATCTTTGAACCCTTTTTTACAACTAAGCCATCAGGAGAAGGAACGGGTTTAGGCTTACATATTTGTCAAAAAATTATTGATAAACATCAAGGTAATATTGCCGTTGAAAGTCAACCAGGACATACTAAATTCAGTATTTGGTTGCCTATAAATAATGAGCAATCAACGATTAATCAATAA
- a CDS encoding MFS transporter, with protein sequence MRLSESNQKNEETVTQIAENSYQYSSESNANRGFIPVLKNKRFLTLWSGQIFSQLADKIYLVLMIAIVSSQFQAPNQPIGRWVSPIMVAFTIPAVLFGSLAGVYVDRWSKKAVLVISNLLRGILVLLLPPLLWLAQEQNYNLGQLPLGFVLMLGITFLVSTLTQFFAPAEQAVIPLIVKRDHLLAANSLYTTTMMALLIVGFAVGEPLLAVTETLAQHLGLPWQIGKELLVGSAYAIAGILLIALKTEEKQQDLSPESPHVFQDIWDGIKYLGKNSRVRNALVQLVILFSVFAALAVLAVSMADKIPQIEAAQFGILLASAGVGMATSAAILGHGGQKFTHAQLSLVGSFGVAICLVGLSWSTQNLWLALIMTTLLGGFAALVGIPMQTTIQSETPSDMRGKVFGLQNNAVNIALSLPLVLAAEAEARFGLESVFFGLAALALVGGVLTWYISHTGKINLNKVDE encoded by the coding sequence ATGCGACTATCGGAATCTAATCAAAAAAATGAAGAAACTGTCACTCAAATAGCAGAAAATTCTTATCAATATTCTTCTGAATCAAATGCCAATCGAGGATTTATTCCTGTCCTCAAAAACAAACGTTTTTTAACTTTGTGGAGTGGACAAATTTTTTCCCAACTGGCAGATAAAATTTATCTAGTTTTGATGATTGCGATTGTTTCCAGTCAGTTTCAAGCACCAAATCAACCAATTGGTCGTTGGGTATCCCCAATTATGGTAGCTTTTACGATTCCTGCGGTTTTATTTGGTTCTTTAGCAGGAGTGTATGTTGATCGTTGGTCAAAAAAAGCTGTATTAGTTATTTCTAATTTATTGAGAGGAATTTTGGTATTGTTGTTACCGCCTTTGTTATGGTTAGCTCAAGAGCAAAACTATAATTTGGGACAATTGCCTTTAGGATTTGTGCTGATGTTGGGGATTACTTTTTTAGTCTCGACTCTAACTCAGTTTTTTGCACCAGCCGAACAAGCCGTAATTCCACTAATTGTTAAGCGAGATCATCTTTTAGCAGCTAATTCTCTTTATACTACCACCATGATGGCGTTACTGATTGTGGGATTTGCAGTAGGAGAGCCTTTATTAGCAGTAACTGAAACTTTAGCCCAACATTTAGGATTGCCCTGGCAAATTGGCAAAGAATTATTAGTAGGTAGTGCTTATGCGATCGCAGGAATTCTGTTAATTGCCCTCAAAACGGAAGAAAAACAACAAGATCTTTCCCCAGAAAGTCCTCACGTATTTCAGGATATTTGGGACGGAATCAAGTATTTAGGCAAAAATAGTCGTGTCCGCAATGCTTTAGTTCAATTAGTGATTCTTTTTTCGGTTTTTGCTGCTTTGGCTGTTTTAGCAGTGAGTATGGCGGATAAAATTCCTCAAATTGAAGCAGCCCAGTTTGGCATTTTACTTGCTTCTGCAGGCGTAGGAATGGCTACTAGTGCTGCCATTTTAGGTCATGGAGGTCAAAAATTTACCCACGCTCAATTAAGTTTAGTTGGTTCTTTTGGGGTGGCTATTTGTTTGGTAGGTTTGTCTTGGTCTACTCAAAACCTTTGGTTAGCTTTAATCATGACAACTTTATTAGGAGGATTTGCTGCTTTAGTAGGTATTCCGATGCAAACTACTATTCAGTCAGAAACGCCTTCAGATATGCGTGGTAAAGTTTTTGGACTGCAAAACAACGCGGTTAATATTGCTTTGTCTCTTCCTTTGGTTCTAGCTGCCGAAGCCGAAGCTAGATTTGGTTTAGAGTCAGTATTTTTTGGTTTAGCAGCTTTAGCTCTGGTAGGAGGGGTCTTAACCTGGTATATTTCCCATACAGGCAAAATCAATCTTAATAAAGTTGACGAATAG